The Saccharothrix variisporea genome has a segment encoding these proteins:
- a CDS encoding cytochrome b, translating to MSGITTPTKRQNAAARAAGGAAKWADDRYHLAKGLRHQMNKVFPTHWSFLLGEIALYSFIVLLLSGTYLTLFFDPSMEEVVYNGAFKNLQGIEMSRAFESTLEISFEVRGGLFVRQVHHWAALLFMGAIVVHMFRIFFTGAFRRPREINWVIGIVLFMLGAIEGFLGYSLPDDLLSGTGLRVMAALLISIPVIGTWLNWLLFGSEFPGTEIIPRLYALHILVIPGIILALVAVHLALVWYQKHTQFPGVGRKETNVVGVRIMPVFAAKGGGFFAIVVAVTAIMGGIFQINPVWNFGPYNPAQVSAGSQPDWYMGWTDGLVRVWPAWELYLGNYTIPAPFWPFMLGLPLLTGIAAVYPWIERKMTKDYAHHNLLQRPRDVPVRTSLGMMAISYFMVLLMMGANDIFAYQFDISLNATTWMGRIGLLVIPPITYFITYRICIGLQRSDREVLAHGVETGIIKRLPHGEFIEVHQPLGPVDDHGHPLELAYQGAPVPKKMNKLGSAGHPVPGSFLTPDSPEETAALARARAENGGPKDSLTAENKPSAELAGKPAQLED from the coding sequence ATGAGCGGCATCACCACGCCGACAAAGCGGCAGAACGCCGCAGCCCGCGCGGCGGGTGGTGCGGCGAAGTGGGCGGACGACCGGTACCACCTGGCCAAGGGCCTGCGGCACCAGATGAACAAGGTCTTCCCGACGCACTGGTCCTTCCTGCTCGGCGAGATCGCGCTGTACAGCTTCATCGTGCTGCTGCTGTCGGGCACGTACCTGACGCTGTTCTTCGACCCCTCCATGGAGGAGGTCGTCTACAACGGGGCCTTCAAGAACCTCCAGGGCATCGAGATGTCCCGGGCGTTCGAGTCGACCCTGGAGATCTCCTTCGAGGTCCGCGGCGGCCTGTTCGTGCGCCAGGTGCACCACTGGGCGGCGCTGCTGTTCATGGGCGCGATCGTCGTGCACATGTTCCGGATCTTCTTCACCGGCGCGTTCCGGCGCCCGCGTGAGATCAACTGGGTCATCGGCATCGTGCTGTTCATGCTCGGCGCGATCGAGGGCTTCCTCGGCTACTCGCTGCCCGACGACCTGCTCTCCGGCACCGGCCTCCGCGTGATGGCGGCCCTGCTCATCTCGATCCCGGTCATCGGCACCTGGCTGAACTGGCTGCTGTTCGGCAGCGAGTTCCCGGGCACCGAGATCATCCCGCGGCTCTACGCCCTGCACATCCTGGTCATCCCGGGCATCATCCTGGCGCTGGTCGCCGTGCACCTGGCGCTGGTCTGGTACCAGAAGCACACCCAGTTCCCGGGCGTCGGCCGCAAGGAGACCAACGTCGTGGGCGTCCGGATCATGCCGGTGTTCGCGGCCAAGGGCGGCGGCTTCTTCGCCATCGTCGTCGCGGTCACCGCGATCATGGGCGGCATCTTCCAGATCAACCCGGTGTGGAACTTCGGCCCGTACAACCCGGCGCAGGTCTCGGCGGGTTCGCAGCCCGACTGGTACATGGGCTGGACCGACGGCCTGGTCCGCGTGTGGCCCGCGTGGGAGCTCTACCTGGGCAACTACACGATCCCGGCCCCGTTCTGGCCGTTCATGCTGGGCCTGCCGCTGCTGACCGGCATCGCGGCGGTGTACCCGTGGATCGAGCGCAAGATGACCAAGGACTACGCGCACCACAACCTGCTGCAGCGTCCTCGTGACGTGCCGGTCCGGACGTCGCTGGGCATGATGGCGATCTCGTACTTCATGGTCCTGCTGATGATGGGCGCGAACGACATCTTCGCCTACCAGTTCGACATCTCGCTCAACGCGACGACCTGGATGGGCCGGATCGGTCTGTTGGTGATCCCGCCGATCACGTACTTCATCACGTACCGGATCTGCATCGGGTTGCAGCGTTCGGACCGCGAGGTGCTGGCGCACGGCGTCGAGACCGGCATCATCAAGCGCCTGCCGCACGGCGAGTTCATCGAGGTCCACCAGCCGCTCGGTCCGGTGGACGACCACGGCCACCCGTTGGAGCTGGCCTACCAGGGCGCTCCGGTGCCGAAGAAGATGAACAAGCTGGGGTCGGCGGGGCACCCGGTGCCCGGTAGCTTCCTGACGCCGGACTCGCCGGAGGAGACTGCGGCGTTGGCTCGGGCTCGGGCGGAGAACGGCGGCCCGAAGGACTCGCTGACGGCGGAGAACAAGCCGTCGGCCGAGTTGGCGGGCAAGCCTGCGCAGTTGGAGGACTGA
- a CDS encoding c-type cytochrome, with translation MTTNTTRARKRGTKLRRRISGLLALGFALLSAGFLFSALAPQPQTAQAQDDPAQVRLGEQLYNNTCISCHGKNLDGVEDRGPSLIGVGDAAVYFQVSSGRMPMARQEAQAQRKPAVFTAEEIDALGAFIQSRGGGPEAPEQRGEALRGENSARGGELFRLNCAACHNFTGRGGALSSGKFAPTLDGVTEEQLYTAMLTGPQNMPKFSDRQLTPEEKKDIIAYIKSVTDGNNNPGGAPLGGFGPVSEGLIAFIVGIAALIGVALWIGAKA, from the coding sequence ATGACCACCAACACCACACGGGCCCGGAAGCGCGGCACCAAGCTGCGCCGGCGGATCTCGGGCCTCCTAGCCCTGGGCTTCGCGCTGCTGTCCGCGGGCTTCCTGTTCAGCGCCCTCGCGCCGCAGCCGCAGACCGCGCAGGCGCAGGACGACCCGGCCCAGGTGCGACTGGGCGAGCAGCTCTACAACAACACCTGCATCTCCTGCCACGGCAAGAACCTCGACGGCGTGGAGGACCGCGGCCCGAGCCTGATCGGCGTGGGCGACGCGGCCGTCTACTTCCAGGTCTCGTCGGGCCGCATGCCGATGGCCCGCCAGGAGGCGCAGGCCCAGCGCAAGCCCGCCGTGTTCACGGCGGAGGAGATCGACGCGCTCGGCGCGTTCATCCAGTCCCGCGGCGGCGGCCCGGAGGCCCCCGAGCAGCGCGGTGAGGCGCTGCGCGGCGAGAACTCCGCCCGCGGCGGCGAGCTGTTCCGGCTCAACTGCGCGGCGTGCCACAACTTCACCGGTCGCGGCGGGGCGCTGTCGTCCGGCAAGTTCGCGCCGACCCTGGACGGCGTGACCGAGGAGCAGCTGTACACGGCGATGCTCACCGGTCCGCAGAACATGCCGAAGTTCTCCGACCGGCAGCTCACGCCGGAGGAGAAGAAGGACATCATCGCGTACATCAAGTCGGTGACCGACGGGAACAACAACCCCGGCGGCGCCCCCCTCGGCGGCTTCGGGCCGGTTTCAGAGGGTCTGATCGCGTTCATCGTGGGCATCGCCGCCCTGATCGGCGTGGCCCTCTGGATCGGAGCCAAGGCATGA
- a CDS encoding Lrp/AsnC family transcriptional regulator, which translates to MITAIVLIQAAADTIPDAAQAIADIEGVTEVYSCAGDVDLIALVKVARHEDLADLVPGRISKVPGVLNTDTHISFRSYSKRDTEAAFEVGLEDA; encoded by the coding sequence GTGATCACCGCGATCGTGTTGATCCAGGCCGCCGCCGACACCATCCCGGACGCGGCACAGGCGATCGCCGACATCGAAGGCGTCACGGAGGTGTACTCGTGCGCCGGCGACGTGGACCTCATCGCCCTGGTGAAGGTCGCCCGCCACGAGGATCTGGCCGACCTGGTGCCGGGCCGGATCTCGAAGGTGCCGGGCGTGCTGAACACCGACACCCACATCTCGTTCCGCTCGTACTCGAAGCGCGACACCGAGGCCGCCTTCGAGGTAGGCCTCGAAGACGCCTGA
- a CDS encoding ubiquinol-cytochrome c reductase iron-sulfur subunit: MSGVQPNDLPSEAELAGMSRDELVKLGTKLDGVEIVHYEERWPVKGTRAERRAERLVALWFTIAALGGLAFLAAFLFWPWKYEAPNTEHHFLYSLYTPVIGLTLGIAILGLGVGALLYTKKFIPEELAVQERGDGGSAEVDKATIVAELADAGERSTLGRRSLIKRTAGLGAGVFGLGVLALPLGSLIRNPHADSETKASLWHTGWKAENGEKVYLRRHTGNFHEVALIRPEDLDAGGFETVFPFRESERDDEEALVAALKRADNPVMLIRLRPGQSVVKREGQENFNYGDFYAYSKICTHLGCPTSLYEQQTGLLLCPCHQSQFDVFHYGKPRFGPATRALPQLPITVDEDGYLIARSDFIEAVGPAFWERKS; encoded by the coding sequence ATGAGCGGCGTGCAGCCGAACGACCTGCCGAGCGAGGCGGAGCTCGCCGGCATGAGCAGGGACGAGCTGGTCAAGCTCGGCACCAAGCTGGACGGCGTCGAGATCGTCCACTACGAGGAGCGGTGGCCGGTCAAGGGCACCCGCGCCGAGCGCCGGGCCGAGCGGCTGGTCGCCCTGTGGTTCACCATCGCCGCCCTGGGCGGCCTGGCGTTCCTCGCCGCGTTCCTGTTCTGGCCGTGGAAGTACGAGGCGCCCAACACCGAGCACCACTTCCTGTACAGCCTGTACACGCCGGTCATCGGCCTGACCCTGGGCATCGCGATCCTGGGCCTGGGCGTCGGCGCGCTGCTGTACACGAAGAAGTTCATCCCCGAGGAGCTGGCGGTCCAGGAGCGCGGCGACGGCGGCTCGGCGGAGGTCGACAAGGCCACCATCGTCGCCGAGCTGGCCGACGCGGGCGAGCGCTCCACCCTCGGCCGCCGGTCGCTGATCAAGCGGACCGCGGGCCTGGGCGCGGGCGTGTTCGGCCTGGGCGTGCTGGCCCTGCCGCTGGGCAGCCTCATCCGCAACCCGCACGCCGACAGCGAGACCAAGGCCTCGCTGTGGCACACCGGCTGGAAGGCCGAGAACGGCGAGAAGGTCTACCTGCGCCGCCACACCGGCAACTTCCACGAGGTCGCCCTGATCCGTCCCGAGGACCTCGACGCGGGCGGTTTCGAAACGGTGTTCCCGTTCCGCGAGTCGGAGCGCGACGACGAAGAAGCCCTGGTCGCGGCCCTCAAGCGGGCCGACAACCCGGTCATGCTCATCCGCCTGCGCCCCGGCCAGTCCGTGGTCAAGCGCGAGGGCCAGGAGAACTTCAACTACGGCGACTTCTACGCGTACTCGAAGATCTGCACCCACCTGGGCTGCCCGACCTCGCTGTACGAGCAGCAGACCGGTCTGCTGCTGTGCCCGTGCCACCAGTCGCAGTTCGACGTCTTCCACTACGGCAAGCCCCGGTTCGGCCCGGCGACCCGCGCCCTGCCCCAGCTTCCGATCACGGTGGACGAGGACGGATACTTGATTGCCCGCAGCGACTTCATCGAGGCTGTGGGTCCGGCGTTCTGGGAGCGTAAGTCATGA
- a CDS encoding cytochrome c oxidase subunit 3, producing MRRVTTAAPSIGPRVHSLNRPNMVSVGTIVWLSSELMFFAGLFAMFFTVKAQNEGHWPPEPTELNVPYALFFTIILVASSFTCQWGVFAAERGDVFGLRRWYLVTLIMGAIFVGGQAGEYFNLVHEGTTIPGSAYGTVFYLTTGFHGLHVIGGLIAFGYLLVRTKLSKFTPAQATSAIVVSYYWHFVDVVWIGLFAVIYIVP from the coding sequence ATGCGTCGTGTGACAACGGCAGCGCCCTCCATCGGCCCGCGCGTGCACTCGCTGAACCGCCCGAACATGGTCAGCGTGGGCACGATCGTCTGGCTGTCCAGTGAGCTCATGTTCTTCGCCGGCCTCTTCGCCATGTTCTTCACGGTGAAGGCCCAGAACGAAGGGCACTGGCCCCCGGAGCCGACCGAGCTGAACGTGCCCTACGCACTGTTCTTCACGATCATCCTGGTGGCCTCGTCGTTCACCTGCCAGTGGGGCGTGTTCGCCGCCGAGCGCGGTGACGTGTTCGGCCTGCGCCGGTGGTACCTGGTCACGTTGATCATGGGCGCGATCTTCGTGGGCGGCCAGGCGGGTGAGTACTTCAACCTCGTCCACGAGGGCACCACGATCCCCGGCTCGGCCTACGGCACGGTCTTCTACCTGACGACCGGCTTCCACGGCCTGCACGTGATCGGCGGTCTGATCGCGTTCGGCTACCTGCTGGTCCGCACGAAGCTGAGCAAGTTCACCCCCGCCCAGGCGACCTCCGCGATCGTCGTGTCGTACTACTGGCACTTCGTCGACGTCGTCTGGATCGGCTTGTTCGCCGTCATCTACATCGTGCCCTGA